A single region of the Nicotiana sylvestris chromosome 6, ASM39365v2, whole genome shotgun sequence genome encodes:
- the LOC138871267 gene encoding uncharacterized protein — protein MSGRQTVEASLDVVTGILTVQSHDVYALIDPGSTLSYVTPFVAMEFGIEPEQLHEPFLVSTPVGESILAARVYRSCIAVVRGRDTTTDLIELGMVDFDVIMGMDWLYSCFAKLDCQTRTIRLEFPDEPVIEWKGDNVVPGGRFISYLKAAKMIKKRCIYHLVRVTDVDAEALRLEFVPVVNEFPDVFPDELPEIPPDREIDFGIDVMPGTQPISIPPYRMALAELKELNEQLKDLLEKGFIRPSVSP, from the coding sequence atgagtggtcgccagaCTGTAGAGGCTTCTCTAGATGTGGTTACTggtattctgactgtccaatctcatgatgtgtatgcacttattgaccccggTTCCACCTTATCCTATGTTACCCCatttgttgctatggaatttgggatagaaccggAGCAGCTTCATGAACCATTCTTGGTATCTACCCCGGTTGGTGAGTCAATTTTGGCTGCTCGAGTTTATAGGAGTTGTATTGCTGTAGTGCGGGGTAGGGATACCACGACCGATCTTATCGAGTTAgggatggtcgactttgatgtaataatgggaatggattggctttattcatgctttgctAAACTTGACTGTCAGACTAGAACTATTAGGCTTGAATTCCCCGATGAGCCCGTTATTGAATGGAAGGGTGATAATGTAGTGCCTGGAGGtcggtttatttcctaccttaaggccgCAAAGATGATCAAGAAGAGGTGTATCTATCATCTAGTTCGAGTTACGGATGTCGATGCCGAGGCGCTTAGACTTGAGTTTGTACCGGTTGTGAATGAATTCCCGGACgtctttccagatgagctccctGAGATTCCCCCAGATAGGGAGATTGACTTTGGTATCGATGTGATGCCAGGCACgcagcctatatcaattccaccttatagaatggcactggcagaattgaaagagctaaacgagcaattgaaggatttgttagagaagggtttcatccggccgaGTGTGTCTCCATGA